A section of the Triticum dicoccoides isolate Atlit2015 ecotype Zavitan chromosome 7A, WEW_v2.0, whole genome shotgun sequence genome encodes:
- the LOC119332270 gene encoding homeobox-leucine zipper protein ROC8-like — MDFGDHQQGGSDSQQQLQERRKRQRRHAQEQVQKLEESYKKYDHPNEIQCAQLGRELGLETKQVRSWFQNHRTQIKIEHERLENRFLRWENTSLRSEIMAVREALKNSATCPHCVLKDCIDQQELNRENARLKAGLLHCTTSFQMNPSFTFCMSTFLRHAFGEEIV; from the exons ATGGACTTCGGCGACCACCAGCAGGGGGGCTCCGACAGCCAGCAGCAGCTGCAGGAGCGCCGGAAGCGCCAACGCCGCCACGCACAGGAGCAGGTCCAGAAGTTGGAGGA GTCGTACAAGAAGTACGACCACCCCAATGAGATCCAGTGCGCTCAGCTTGGACGCGAGCTTGGTCTGGAGACCAAGCAGGTCAGATCCTGGTTCCAGAACCACCGGACACAGATCAAG ATTGAGCACGAGCGGCTGGAGAACCGCTTCCTCCGCTGGGAGAACACAAGTCTCCGCTCCGAGATCATGGCAGTGCGGGAGGCGCTCAAGAACTCCGCCACCTGCCCCCACTGCGTCCTCAAGGACTGCATCGACCAGCAGGAGCTCAATCGGGAGAACGCTCGCCTCAAGGCGGGGCTCCTCCACTGCACTACATCTTTCCAGATGAACCCTAGCTTTACTTTTTGCATGTCGACGTTCCTCCGCCATGCTTTCGGCGAGGAAATTGTATGA